The segment CTTGGATGTCTCTGCCTCCATGACAGGTCTCCCTGCTAGTTGTTGTAGAGATCGGGGTGTTTCCACTCATCTGTGGCTGGTGGCTTGATATCTGCTCTTTAGTAAGTATGATTTACTGTCAGTATATCTCTGTTACTCAGTTAAATGATCTTATTGCTCTTGTTTTTTGCTTGAGCTCTTAATACTTTTTTGTAATGTATAATGTTTGGATTGTGAACCAATTTCTGTAATACTTTGCTTATCTACAGTAGATACATTCCTTATTTTCCTTAActaatttctaatttcttcGACTTCAACAAGGTGTAGAGACAGTATAAATAGCTGTTATGTGGCCATTCATTGTTGGTGTATGTTAGTGAAGTTCCACTCTTTACACTAACTGGCATAGTAAAAGAAAGTaccttctccctctccttcatGGGCACCTGATGAAATCATGCACCTGTGGTATCTTGCATGATAACATTTTGCAATATTAATTATACAGCAATCTTATATGACACATTATTGTCCCCTTGCGAGCACAAGAGAGAGAGTGCATGTGTAAAACTAAAGTATGCAGATGGCTAAATGAGGGAGAATTTGGTATGGAGATACCGCcatcttgtttttaaatcaaaagtCCACTTAAAAATCCAACTGAGAAACTAACACAAAAGCCTTTTAGAAATCTAAAGAAGATGCTTTACACCACAGCTTTTTTTAGACAGTGTGTGCCGTCTATCAGCTGtgtctctccactgtcttgtcctctctctcctaTCTGCAGCTATGCATTATATAAGCAAATACTTATAAAATTTGAAAGTGTTTTCTCAAACCAACACTGAAATTTTGCACCCTGCAGGAGATGTTTGATGCGTCACTGAAAGACAGAGAATTGAGTTTTAAATCAGCCCCTGGTACCACCATGTTCCTGCACTGGCTCGTGGGAATGGTCTATGTCTTCTACTTTGCTTCTTTCATCCTCCTACTGAGAGAGGTACGATGACAAAATGTAATCATCGCTGTCGTTTATctttggtttcctgcattaGTTTAGTGGGAgtctttgctgctgtttgtccatCAGGTGCTGAGGCCTGGGGTGCTGTGGTTTCTGAGAAACCTCAATGACCCAGATTTTAACCCAGTGCAGGAGATGATTCACCTGCCTATCTACAGACACCTGCGGCGGTTCATTCTATCTGTGGTGGTGTTTGGCTCTATCGTGTTGCTCATGCTGTGGTTGCCTATCAGGCTGATCAAACTACTGCTGCCCACCTTTCTCCCATACAATGTCATGCTCTACAGGTAACCAGCAGACATAACAAAATTATCGTTTACATAGCAATAGACTGTGTGCTGACAGTTGCTTTGTCTCTCTGCAACAATGAAACCACTTCTGCTTCAGGACGGATAGCTGCAATGTATTTTTTCAGTACCTCTCAAACTAAAGAGGAAGTGTTGGCCACATTGCCCACACAAAAGACTGATCTAAAGAAGTGTTACAGTGACTTGACTCTTTGAATCTATGATAACACAAGAGAAAACGAATTAGAAGTACTAAGTCTAACAACTGCTCTGTAGTAAATGCATCGGCACACACTCCAAATATCTTTTTCTGTTCAACACGTGTTTCCCATCAGTGATGCCCCGGTCAGTGAGCTGTCATTGGAGCTCTTGTTACTTCAGGTTGTGCTACCAGCTCTGCTGGAGCAGGGACACACTCGCCAGTGGCTGAAAGGCCTGGTCAGAGCTTGGACAGTCAGTGCTGGATATTTACTGTAAGTCAAGTTTGAATCCACTTTATTTACGAATTGTAACATCTTTTTTATATTGACTGTCCGTAACTGATTGActtcttgtctttgtctccaAAGAGACCTCCACTCCTACCTCCTTGGTGAGCAAGATGATAACGATGCCAACCAACCTGtgaacaataacaacaataacaacccTCCCCCTGGGCAccataacaacaataacaacccTCCTCCAGCTGTTGGTGAAGGACTGCATGCAGCCCATCAGGCCATCCTGCAACAAGGGGGACCAGTGGGTTTCCAGCCCTACCACCGACCTCTTCGCTTCCCAGTCAGGGTGAGACAGTCCCCTATTCTCAACATTTACGACTATTGTTTCTGGAGCTGCCTTTGCAGAATTAAATGTCGTAATGGTTCTGTATTTTAGTACTGTATAATTGTGATTTCCAGTGATAAGATTTTTCTCACAATTGATAGTTGTTTCATTCATGGATTCGGGTTGATTATTTAACTTTGCAGAGGTTTCTGAAATAATCGCTATTGGCAGGGAAATCACACAGTTGCAGAATGATTTAACACAAACTTGTCAGTTTAATAAGACTGTGGAAAAGCTGTAATCATGAGGTTTCCTCAAAAACACATGTTTAATTACATGTTTTGCCAAGACTGCTGGGAATAGTCAACACCCTCTTCATTTATACTCACCTTACCACTCACAAGGGTTTTGGTGACAGTAGCAGAGATGTGGTGAGTTAACAATGTACTGGTTAATTtgaaaaaatgaagaaaaatatatacacTATCAGTCATAACTAGTTTAATCAATttagaaaatcttttttttttattgctttatatTATCACAAttaacagaaaaccaaaacaaacaagcaggaGAGTAAcctaaaaagaaagaagcatgttatttatttattgagttATTAGTTATAAAGAGGAAAACAATCCATCTTAACCCTGACAATAAGTAATCTCGTCAATTGCTTGCATAAGTCAGATATTAGCTAAAATAAACTcttattgtaaatattaaaaagtgtcATGACTATGAAGATGATTCCTGATAGTATTTTTAGATCATCTGAGTTTGATTACTTCTCATTTACTTCTGTTCTAAAACATCTGTCCTGTTTTCACCAGATTGTGTTGCTGATAGCTTTCATGTGCATCACCCTGCTCTTGGCCAGTCTGGTGTGTCTAACTTTACCAGGTAATTCACTTATTCTTCAGTAAGACTTGAGCATCACTGTAAAGTTGGAAAGACTGTAGTTAtgaacagtgtgtttgtcatttgtgtttcagtgttcacCGGCCGCTGGCTGATGTCCTTCTGGACTGGAAACTCTAAAATCCATGAGCTGTACACAGCAGCATGTGGCCTGTATGTTTGCTGGCTATCTATCCGCGGAGTAACTGTGCTGCTGGCCTGGATGCCTCAGGGCCGCACTGTCATTTTACGTAAAGTCCAGGAGTGGACATTTATGGTGAGTATCAGTGAGCAACTTCCACTGTTAGAACAgcaaaactgcagcagagtGGTCTTATATTTGCTTTGTCTCTTTCATTAATTAGCTTATGTCCATATATTGTATGTTATCTGCTACTAAgctcattttctctgctttaatttgttGAATGAATAATTATGTTAAATATCTATAATCTCTTTATGTAGATCCTGAAGACGCTGGTTGTAGCTCTGCTGGTTGCTGGAGTCATACCCTTGCTTCTGGGCCTGCTGTTTGAATTGGTCATTGTGGCTCCACTCAGGGTACCCCTGGACCAAACACCCCTCTTCTACCCCTGGCAGGTATGATGGTGTGCATgcatattcttcttcttttgtcacATTTCCCAGCACGGAAGTATCCAGAGTTAACTAAACTTTATGTTAATCTATTTCTGTTGCCAACAGGACTGGGCTCTTGGAGTGCTTCATGCCAAAATCATTGCTGCCATCACTCTCATGGGCCCTCAGTGGTGGCTCAAGACTGTTATTGAGCAGGTGGGTTTTAGATATGTGTTAGAGGCATGCTGTGCACTTCTCTTTTTGACTAAGCCTCACTGCAAACAATTTCAGTCTCTGGAATATACTATGTTGGATTATCTATGAGTAGGATTTAGACGACTTTACTTTTAGACTTTTTAGAgtgtgtatataatgtataatgtgaTCAGTTGAGTGTTGAGTCTGTAATTCAAGTTGAAGAACTTAAGTTAAAGTTCTCTTGTCACTCCTTGAGCTAGACTATACATCCTCACCATACCCATAGATGCTGTTTTATTGCTGTCTTTGCATTGCTGTCTATTTAAAGAGTGGGTTCAGAAAAGGCAAATGGAAATAATTTACTTTACACATAGCTGTAAGGTATAATAACTGTAACCTTTTTCAGGTTTATGCAAATGGAATTCGCAACATTGATCTCCAGTATATCATCCGTAAACTGGCAGCACCAGTCATCTCAGTCCTGCTGTTGTCCTTGTGTGTGCCGTATGTGATCGCTGCTGGTGTGGTGCCTGCTGTCGGTGAGTGTCGACGTGTGGATCacttagaaaataaaaaaagttgtCAGTTTCCTTGTTGGTTTGTTGAGATTTGTCACTAATAGGACTTTTGGACTCTGCTTCTTTCCATAGGAGTGACTCCAGAGATGGAGATTCTAATGCAGAGGAGAATCTACCCATTCCTATTGATGGTGGTTTCGCTAATCGGCATCCTGTCTTTCCAGATCCGTCAGTTTAAACGACTATATGAACACATCAAGAACGACAAGTAAGGATTGTTTAGACTCATCTGTTGAAAACAACACATATAGTGTTTGATCTGCAATAAATGATGTATATATAAAGGACCAAAATTACTGAAAAAACTATTATCTGTGGAAACTGGTCTTTCAGTGATCACACAGTGTGAAGGACACTGCATCAACTCTACATCTATGTATGATGTCCAACAAGTAATCTGTTGCGCACAAAAGAAACCAATGGGTATTGACTACAGAAGTTAGTTAGTGTTTAGATATTGACCATGGATGAGCTCTGTTTTATTGGATTTGTAATTATAGTCTTATAAGCAGTAGTGCTAGAAAGCCttaagaatcataataataatgtcataacCTCTTTGCAGGTACCTGGTTGGCCAGAGACTTGTCAACTATGAACGGAAAGCTGGAAGAGCAAGCTCAGTCCCCCCCTCCAATCCTGTTGTCGAGTAGAGCTTTGTGTCACAGGCTGCCACGTTTTTGCACCAGTTATCCTCGTACACCCTCTACCCCCGATGGCTTACCCAACCCTTTTTGATTTTGAACTTAGTCCATGGACCATAATCCTTTTGGATCTCCTGTGGACCTCGGTGGATTTGATGAATGAATGTCGTTCAATTTCTTGAATTCCCTTTCATGCTCTTAAAAGGTGGGATGGGAAAATGTATTATAATCACGGGACAGCTGAGTAATCCCCCCTCAGACAAACAGAGTAGAGATACAGACGAGGGTTAGAGGTTTTAATTGAAGCTCAGCATCTGTATTGTCATTCATGCCTTGCTTTGTAAAGTACTGCCTGATAATTGTACATGTGTAAATACTTGGAGCGCAGActttgtcttaaaaaaaaaaagaaaaaaaaagacatggaTTAATGCAATGACCATTGTACATCTTAAAAgtttatgtataatttattaaatcaaactgacaatttgtttttctgcttcatgtGTTCTCAATACAAAATCATTGTTGTGATATAGTTATAACTATACACCTGTCCCGCTAAAATGACCCGAAAATTAAAGACTGTGTGCAGTCAGAGAGAAGACTGATGGATTGGAGGTAAAATAATATACCATGCAGCAGGATCAGTACATTATGGGGGGTAGTGTTATCGTCTCATCTTTTGGTATAAGTGGAGATTTCAGCACTATTCCAAATTGCTCTGCTAGGACACCAGTAATCTCCTCATCTTTAAGTTCCCTCGTTGTGGTCTCCACCCTTCCctttgtttccactgtgggaAATGTGACGGTGATCAGTCTGCGACCAATGTAGGTGAGCCTCCCACTCGGTTTTAAAACGGTGCAGAGAGACTTGCAGAAGAAGACGGAGCAGGGGGAGCTCTGGTGGTACTGGCACATCTCCGTGAAGTCCTCCAGGCATCTGGGTTCAAATGTAAACTTGTAGATCTCTGTCCATTCTCCATCTGCACCTCTATTTTCCTCCTTTTGCCACTCCAGGAAATGCATCCCTAAACCTTCTCTGATACGGTACACCCGGTGGCCCTGCTCCTGGACTGCACTGGTCTCCAGAGAAAGGGGGACGCTGAAGCCCGGAACGCCGAACCCGACGTCACACAGCCACCTCTGCCCCTCGATGTTCACCATTAGGACCAAGTGGTCAAAGGGTGGCCCGTAGCAGCCGGTGATTGGACTTTTCACCTGAGCGGAGAGCAGGGTGATCTGGAAACCCAGTTTTCTCAGCAGCCAGGAGAAGAGCCCGTTGTTCTCGAAGCAGAAGCCGCCTCGGCGCTGGTTCACTATCTTGTCGTACaaaagaggaagctggagtTGGACTGCTCCTCCGCTGTGCACCGTCAGGTCCTCAAACGGCACCGACAGCAGGTGACACAGGTGAAGCGAGCGCAGCGCGTCCAGGGTGCGCGCAGCTGGAGCCACCGACCCAATGCGCGACAAATACTTAGCTACGTCCATGTCCACGGAAGTCATGTTGCTGCTTCTGGATGACTAAGTTTGGCTACAGACATATAGTCTACAGCCTGAGCTGTAGAGTAGCTACATGGACATTGACCAGCGTAGTGTAAATCATTAAGGTTGCGGTGTTTCCTTTAAATCAtagttttcttcctgttgcgCAATCAGGCAACAGGAATGACCTGTGTTACAGGAAGAATCCTTAGGTCATAATCACTCATTACACCAAAACAGTATAAAACACCCACAAATACTTTTCACAGTGACAAGTAGCCTGTACGGTTTCAAGGTGCTGACCCTTAGATAAAGGTGATGAAGGCAAAAGACTTTTGTCAAAACTGTATTGTTAGTGTTAAAATCAGAGGATTTCAAATGGAAACAGGCTACATTAAAGTGAAAGGCAAGAACAGTGGTAATATTTTAACAATCAAATAGTTTAATGTACGAGTTTCCCACATGAAATctcaaagaaaacaactaaatgtcacagcagcagagtgaacatGAGCCTACATCAAAAATCAAACCACAAAACCATCAGAACAGAATCAATGCGCAGTCTGTAAACGTGGGTAATGTTGTTCAATTTAAAACATGTGAATACAATAGCACTTTTTCTACACATGCTTCAGAGTTGGCATCTCTAATATAAGACTGGTTCTGATTAGAAGTTTTCCACAGTAATTCAACAGCAGGTTTACTGATTTactaatttgattaattttaacTTTGTTAAAATCGTAGCACTTCAGTATCAACCTCCTTACAGCCTATCTTACCAATGATAAATTCAGCAGACCGCGgggctgaaatgaaaaaaatggcTACAAAGGGCACCTGATAAACTTAGTATGTCGCCATCAGCAGAAAACAACCTATGCCTATGTTTGAGGAAACTGTTACAATTCGTATAAACTCTGtggagcaggtgactgtttgaacaattacattttaaaggacTTAATTTCATATAGCAGTGTTTTTAGTTGTGGTCATTGAGGCACAATGTCAATGTTTCCCATCtggtttttttatattttaagccTTTTCCCCATATGAGCTCACTTGTTTTCTTGTAATTTCCCAGTAAATGACTATAGGAAAGCCTAAATTAAAAAGTACACTTATACTGACCAGCTTTAACCAACATGGACTTTGTGTTTCACAGGCTATATTTTTATTCCTGCTGCTGACTTACTTTGATGTCAACCCAGAACCACTTCATAAGAGTTTAAGTAGAGTAAAATCATtcaaattacaattacaattgtACACATTATTTgtaatgtgtattattttgtttgttagaTTTACATGTATGGTAGTATAAAGTGATAAAGGTAGTGATTGCTTGTGATATAAAAAGTTGGACCCCTATTGTATGGTGGCCTTTAGATGCAACATTGAAATTGTTTTCATCTATGTAAAATAATCTTTtacaaaataactttttaataaTCTAAATCAATTTGCAATTAGGGGTTCATTACGCATAATGAAAGACAGCAGATAACATACAGCTCTAAACTGCGTTCATAAAGCTGATGTTTTACTAAAAtgttgtagaaaataaaaagtagcagcaagaaacaaaaacattactgTTTTTATGTTAAGTATGATAAGTAGAAGTAGGAATTCAGATTAACTGGGTGTAAAGAGGAGTACATGGCATTACGGCAATGAATATCTTCAATTagcaaataataaacaaataaataaatattcctATTACACCATAGATGGTATTTTTGTGGAGTTGCACCAAAAAACGCACGCAGTCTATAGGCTGCAGTCTAACCCAGTCTAACCCAGTCTAACCCAGCACTGGCTGCAGTCTAACCCAGTCTAACCCAGCCCTGGCTGCAGTCTAACCCAGTCTAACCCAGCCCTGGCTGCAGTCTAACCCAGTCTAACCCAGTCTAACCCAGTACTGGCTGCAGTCTAACCCAGTCTAACCCAGTCTAACCCAGCACTGGCTGCAGTCTAACCCAGTCTAACCCAGCACTGGCTGCAGTCTAACCCAGTCTAACCCAGCACTGGCTGCAGTCTAACCCAGTCTAACCCAGTCTAACCCAGTCTAACCCAGCACTGGCTGCAGTCTAACCCAGTCTAACCCAGTCTAACCCAGCACTGGCTGCAGTCTAACCCAGTCTAACCCAGTCTAACCCAGCACTGGCTGCAGTCTAACCCAGTCTAACCCAGCCTAACCCAGCACTGGATGCAGTCTAACCCAGTCTAACCCAGCACTGGATGCAGTCTAACCCAGTCTAACCCAGCACTGGCTGCAGTCTAACCCAGTCTAACCCAGCACTGGCTGCAGTCTAACCCAGCCTAACCCAGCACTGGATGCAGTCTAACCCAGTCTAACCCAGCACTGGCTGCAGTCTAACCCAGTCTAACCCAGTCTAACCCAGCACTGGCTGCAGTCTAACCCAGCCTAACCCAGCACTGGATGCAGTCTAACCCAGTCTAACCCAGCACTGGATGCAGTCTAACCCAGTCTAACCCAGCACTGGCTGCAGTCTAACCCAGTCTAACCCAGTCTAACCCAGCACTGGCTGCAGTCTAACCCAGCCTAACCCAGCACTGGATGCAGTCTAACCCAGTCTAACCCAGCACTGGATGCAGTCTAACCCAGTCTAACCCAGCACTGGATGCAGTCTAACCCAGTCTAACCCAGCACTGGCTGCAGTCTAACCCAGTCTAACCCAGTCTAACCCAGCACTGGCTGCAGTCTAGAGTGGTTTTAAAAAGGAAGTGACAACATCTCCTGACTGTTCAGTAGTAGACTAGTTTTAGTTCAGttgttttagtagtttcatcacaTTTCCTTCTGTggcaacaagaagaaaatacaacaaGTTGCATCTTAATATGTTTTCCAGCATTTTAGCTCGTTACCATCCACACATGAACAGATTAAACTATAAGCTAATGCACTAGCTAacatataaatgaaaacagctaGGCTGAATGTTTTTGATGAACTGCTTGAAAAAGGAGTAAGTTTTCTACACGGACACTGATCACTGTTGTGTAGTAAAGTTGTTGGAGTTACACAGTCTCAGGAGGCTATGCTAaactattatatattaattatgaCCTCAGCCACATAACTTGTACACCTCATTAATATTAAACTCATCACTACAGAGCTGGCTGCATTGTGTATATACTTTTAGCAGTTATATTAAAGCCTGACTGCTTAATTTATGAAAAAATGagtattaatatttataagTCTGACAGATTACAACAAGATGTGATACCAGAGGTGTCCTTCCATATTTACACCAACCAGTAATGGAGTAACAAAGACACATTTGAATTAGTTTTGTAAAGGTGAGCAGCAACATTTAGGTTATTCTGCTTTTGAAgtagaaaacaacagatttcCGTCCGTGTGTTGAGGCCACGCGTGACGCGCTGTCTCCACCCGGCTCTGGTCGACACTCCCTTTCCCAGTAGAGGAAGAAAGATGGCGCCCACACACGTACTGAGATGCTGTCAACGGGGTTTAGCGTGGATACCTGTGATTTTTATCGCCCTAGTCGTCTGCTGGTCGTATTATGCTTACGTGGTGGAGCTTTGTATATGTAAGTAGCCGTCCTGCCGCCGTGTTTAGCCTGTTTAAAGTCTCTATCCGCTCCGTGTTGGTGCGGTGTtgtccacacacatacacagttgcTGTTGGCCAGCAGGAAGTGCACGGACTGCAGCTCCACAATGGTGTTGGCAAGCCGCTTCAAATCCAGACACAGCTCACTGTGTCTTAGCTGCCCTCGCTTTAGCTCGTCTTATTTCAAGGGGAAACGTGTTTCGGTCAAAGACAAACTTTCGCCGTGTTGTCCACATCGCTGTCCGACTGGTCCCTGTGGTTTTGTGTTGAGCTCAATAGATGTGGATGGAGAATGGAAACGCTAACTAAACAGTATTTGCTCAGCTGAAAACACTCAGTTTTCTTTAGCTTAGCTTGTGTAACGTGTCGCCTGCATTTGTTTGcgttgctaaaataaaaaaaaagtccgTTTTTATTGTAGCTAAGCCGAGGACCAATACATGTTGAAATGGTTGAACTGTGAAAGATGCTAGCCGATGATAGAGAGGAGAACATCTCTGCATGTGAAGATGACTTACACGGTTGGAAAAGATTTGGTGTAAGGGTCAAATATTATGCGGTTGTGATATGTTCAATttactcacattcacatttgaTTTAACAAGATTAGTAACTCCCAATGTTTTTAGGTTTGTGGCTGCTTATGACAGTATCTATTGTATCTATGAGCCAGGACGGGTTCATGGTTTCGGTTTGCTCCTGAGTCATGGGCATTGATTTTAATTTCTCACacactttaattaaatgtttaaatatctgAGCCTCTTCTAATATTCAAAGAATCTGGAAAAGCATCATGTGCTTTATGAGGATACTTAATGAGTTATTACCAAATCAGTGTCACTACAGTTCAGTAGCTCTTGTGGTTTCAATCATATCAGACTAGCTTTTTTGAAAATTTAGTTTGTCCCGTAGTCATCGAATTGTAGAttcaaaataaatctgtttagtttttcctgttttcctggCACCTTTAAAGACATCTCATTCAGATTGGCCCAGAATGCTAATATTAAGGTCCATTCTTGACCTAAGAAGCACCAGTTTAGATGCAAGTAGCTGATGTGTCCATTAAAGTCATGAAAAAATGGACATTTGGTTGTGGAAGAAAAAGGCTGTGTGGCTTGGTCAAAAGCTTCAGAACAGAAGAAGGATGTTTTTAAAAGAGGTTTTGTCAAATACTACTCTGCTGTTCAGTTAACAGACTAacgttgttttgttttgtctcttacAGTCACCATCCCGAGTATTGGAGAGAAGAGTAAGTGTCAGAGAGAATCacaacagtgtttatttaatacatttagaaaGCAGGTGTACTCAGCTGAGCCAGTTTGCTACTTACTTGGATAATCTCTGTTTGGTCCTGTGAAATATGCTCTGTAGACTGAGCTGAAAAAAGCTGGCAGAGCAAATGTGCTCTCTCAAAGTGCTGATGTTGGTCTACGTGAAGTGGAGCATTTCCTCCTCATTCAGCATTAGCTTTCCTCTCTCATTAATTAAATACGTAGGTACTTAGTGCATCAGAAATATATcttgaaaaagttttttttaattcattaaaagaGTGAAGCTCTCATATAGTCTATATTTAAGATTTTGAAAAGAGTAcaactatttttaatttaaattaaaattagaatATAAATCCAGTATCGCAACAGAAAGGACTGCTCATTTGACAGTTGCCCAGAAGACTGACACCCTCCACAAGGAGGTTAGACTTTAGAAGGTCATTGCTATAAGGGCTGGCTGCTCAGAGTGATATATTATACTAATAGATAAGTTTGATAGGAAAGGGAACTCTAACTT is part of the Anabas testudineus chromosome 2, fAnaTes1.2, whole genome shotgun sequence genome and harbors:
- the LOC113163001 gene encoding arylamine N-acetyltransferase, pineal gland isozyme NAT-10-like, with protein sequence MTSVDMDVAKYLSRIGSVAPAARTLDALRSLHLCHLLSVPFEDLTVHSGGAVQLQLPLLYDKIVNQRRGGFCFENNGLFSWLLRKLGFQITLLSAQVKSPITGCYGPPFDHLVLMVNIEGQRWLCDVGFGVPGFSVPLSLETSAVQEQGHRVYRIREGLGMHFLEWQKEENRGADGEWTEIYKFTFEPRCLEDFTEMCQYHQSSPCSVFFCKSLCTVLKPSGRLTYIGRRLITVTFPTVETKGRVETTTRELKDEEITGVLAEQFGIVLKSPLIPKDETITLPPIMY
- the marchf6 gene encoding E3 ubiquitin-protein ligase MARCH6; amino-acid sequence: MDTAEEADICRVCRSEGTPDKPLYHPCVCTGSIKFIHQECLVQWLKHSKKEYCELCKHRFAFTPIYSPDMPSRLPIQDICAGLLTSVGTAIRYWFHYTLVAFAWLGVVPLTACRIYKCLFTGSVSSLLTLPLDMLSTENLLADCLQGCFVVTCTLCAFISLVWLREQIVHGGAPQWLEQHQPPPPNGAGQANEAQAAGQGAGDEPPAAQPAPAEPPAQNEAEPEPPDAPPDQGDDPELEEEEGAAAEDADANNGAQDDMNWNVLEWDRAAEELTWERMLGLDGSLVFLEHVFWVVSLNTLFILVFAFCPYHIGHFSVVGLGFEDYVQASHFEGLVTTIVGYILLAMTLILCHGLAALVRFQRSRRLLGVCYIVVKVSLLVVVEIGVFPLICGWWLDICSLEMFDASLKDRELSFKSAPGTTMFLHWLVGMVYVFYFASFILLLREVLRPGVLWFLRNLNDPDFNPVQEMIHLPIYRHLRRFILSVVVFGSIVLLMLWLPIRLIKLLLPTFLPYNVMLYSDAPVSELSLELLLLQVVLPALLEQGHTRQWLKGLVRAWTVSAGYLLDLHSYLLGEQDDNDANQPVNNNNNNNPPPGHHNNNNNPPPAVGEGLHAAHQAILQQGGPVGFQPYHRPLRFPVRIVLLIAFMCITLLLASLVCLTLPVFTGRWLMSFWTGNSKIHELYTAACGLYVCWLSIRGVTVLLAWMPQGRTVILRKVQEWTFMILKTLVVALLVAGVIPLLLGLLFELVIVAPLRVPLDQTPLFYPWQDWALGVLHAKIIAAITLMGPQWWLKTVIEQVYANGIRNIDLQYIIRKLAAPVISVLLLSLCVPYVIAAGVVPAVGVTPEMEILMQRRIYPFLLMVVSLIGILSFQIRQFKRLYEHIKNDKYLVGQRLVNYERKAGRASSVPPSNPVVE